The following are encoded together in the Corticium candelabrum chromosome 1, ooCorCand1.1, whole genome shotgun sequence genome:
- the LOC134193833 gene encoding collagen triple helix repeat-containing protein 1-like: protein MFSFSVTVLVLIQVIATSGGQSVSDERNQQTCVSGGVPGVPGSPGVNGSPGRDGMKGEKGINGERGLVGDVGGKGNAGKIGPQGQQGPEGPQGSQGPRGLQGIKGETGRKGEKGEAVTLNWKQCVWNREDGKDSGLIQNCNFRKQDSNSALHVAYAGTLRVYCSSGRCCSRWYFTFNGNECSGPMTIEGAVYGRPANDNPHRHRQIEGYCENIPAGQVTIGFNIGKCKQYSTTDDGQSGSFSVSRIMIAEVPPSQK from the exons atgttttcattttctgtGACAGTTCTGgtgctcattcaagtcattgctacttctggtggtcaaagtgtgtcggatgagagaaatcagcag ACATGTGTGTCTGGTGGTGTTCCTGGAGTACCTGGATCACCTGGAGTGAATGGATCACCCGGACGagatggaatgaaaggagagaaagggaTAAATGGGGAGAgaggattagttggagatgtTGGTGGTAAAGGTAATGCTGGGAAGATAGGCCCACAAGGTCAACAAGGCCCAGAAGGTCCACAAGGTTCACAAGGCCCACGAGGTCTACAAGGGATAAAAGGAGAaacaggaaggaaaggagagaaaggagaagctgtgacactcaactggaaacagtgtgtgtggaatAGAGAGGATGGTAAGGACAGCGGTCTGATTCAG aactgtaattttaggaaacaggacagcaattcagctctacatgttgcatatgcaggaaCTCTCAGGGTTTACTGCTCCAGTGGTCGAtgctgttctcgatggtattttacattcaacggtaatgagtgcagtggacctatgacTATTGAGGGAGCTGTGTATGGTCGTCCAGCTAATGATAATCCTCaccgtcacagacagattgagggatactgtgagaacattccagcaggtcaagtcacaatCGGATTCAACATTGGAAAGTGTAAGCAATACTCGACGACTGATGATGGCCAATCAGGATCTTTTTCGGtatctcgcattatgattgcagaagttcctccatcacaaaagtgA
- the LOC134189763 gene encoding collagen triple helix repeat-containing protein 1-like isoform X2, with protein MCVSAGVPGVNGSPGRDGMKGEKGTNGEKGIKGKRGLVGDVGGKGNAGKLGPQGPKGLQGRKGETGKKGEKGEAVTLNWKQCVWNREDPKDSGLIQNCNFRKHDSNSALHVAYAGNLRVYCFSGYCCSRWYFTFNGNECSGPVTIEGVVYGSPANDNPHRHRHMEGYCENIPAGQVTIGFNIGKCKQYSTTYDGQSGSFSASRIMIAEVPPSQK; from the exons atgtgtgtgtctgctggtGTTCCTGGAGTAAATGGATCACCCGGACGagatggaatgaaaggagaaaaGGGGACGAACGGAGAGAAAGGGATAAAGGGGAAGAgaggattagttggagatgtcGGTGGTAAAGGTAATGCTGGGAAGTTAGGCCCACAAGGCCCAAAAGGTCTCCAAGGGAGAAAAGGAGAAACAGGaaagaaaggagagaaaggagaagctgtgacactcaactggaaacagtgtgtgtggaatAGAGAGGATCCTAAGGACAGCGGTCTGATTCAG aactgtaattttaggaaacatgacagcaattcagctctacatgttgcatatgcaggaaatCTCAGGGTTTACTGCTTCAGTGGTTACtgctgttctcgatggtattttacattcaacggtaacgagtgcagtggacctgTGACTATTGAGGGAGTTGTGTATGGTAGTCCAGCTAATGATAATCCTCACCGTCACAGACATATGgagggatactgtgagaacattccagcaggtcaagtcacaattggattcaacattgGAAAGTGTAAGCAATACTCGACAACTTATGATGGCCAATCAGGATCGTTTTCAGCatctcgcattatgattgcagaagttcctccatcacaaaagtga
- the LOC134189763 gene encoding collagen triple helix repeat-containing protein 1-like isoform X1 yields the protein MFSFFVTALVVIQFISTSSGQSVSDEKSQQMCVSAGVPGVNGSPGRDGMKGEKGTNGEKGIKGKRGLVGDVGGKGNAGKLGPQGPKGLQGRKGETGKKGEKGEAVTLNWKQCVWNREDPKDSGLIQNCNFRKHDSNSALHVAYAGNLRVYCFSGYCCSRWYFTFNGNECSGPVTIEGVVYGSPANDNPHRHRHMEGYCENIPAGQVTIGFNIGKCKQYSTTYDGQSGSFSASRIMIAEVPPSQK from the exons atgttttcattctttGTGACAGCTCTGGTAGTCATTCAATTCATTTCTACTTCTAGTGGTCAAAGTGTGTCAGATGAGAAAAGTCAGCAG atgtgtgtgtctgctggtGTTCCTGGAGTAAATGGATCACCCGGACGagatggaatgaaaggagaaaaGGGGACGAACGGAGAGAAAGGGATAAAGGGGAAGAgaggattagttggagatgtcGGTGGTAAAGGTAATGCTGGGAAGTTAGGCCCACAAGGCCCAAAAGGTCTCCAAGGGAGAAAAGGAGAAACAGGaaagaaaggagagaaaggagaagctgtgacactcaactggaaacagtgtgtgtggaatAGAGAGGATCCTAAGGACAGCGGTCTGATTCAG aactgtaattttaggaaacatgacagcaattcagctctacatgttgcatatgcaggaaatCTCAGGGTTTACTGCTTCAGTGGTTACtgctgttctcgatggtattttacattcaacggtaacgagtgcagtggacctgTGACTATTGAGGGAGTTGTGTATGGTAGTCCAGCTAATGATAATCCTCACCGTCACAGACATATGgagggatactgtgagaacattccagcaggtcaagtcacaattggattcaacattgGAAAGTGTAAGCAATACTCGACAACTTATGATGGCCAATCAGGATCGTTTTCAGCatctcgcattatgattgcagaagttcctccatcacaaaagtga
- the LOC134196200 gene encoding protein lines-like, with protein sequence MLVSLKLAVGFLKAIETDLIADDLWQCLNDCILKPIVHSTIGPLSFIDIVFSLFGFQDDLLIDVLWLHMEGCNQLKKLSRVPEELQQILTNHIPRLHHMFSHLVKFLRFDHSVLLDFLISSETRFLDYFTHYLKMLIQNWNVFRSPHRKLEILSQSREVEADAGVSDVDSEATTSDCVDSVMTVLIRLRLAMERLQCQGLFPYNAAPLLALLKRVEECYENDTDTTEL encoded by the exons ATGTTGGTGTCACTGAAGCTGGCTGTGGGATTCTTGAAAGCTATTGAAACAG ACTTGATTGCTGATGACTTGTGGCAGTGTCTAAATGACTGCATCCTGAAACCTATTGTACATTCAACCATTGGTCCACTCAGTTTTATAGATATCGTATTCTCATTGTTTGGATTTCAAGACGACCTTCTAATCGACGTTCTTTGGCTGCACATGGAAGGCTGCAATCAACTGAAAAAGCTCAGCAG AGTGCCAGAGGAGCTACAACAAATATTAACAAACCATATTCCCAGATTACATCATATGTTCAGTCATCTAGTCAAATTTCTGCGTTTTGATCACAGTGTCCTCCTTGACTTCCTAATATCTTCAGAAACTCGATTTCTGGATTACTTTACTCACTATCTGAAAATGCTCATACAAAACTGGAATGTTTTTCGATCTCCTCACAGAAAGTTGGAAATTTTGTCGCAAAGCAGAGAAGTTGAGGCAGACGCTGGAGTTAGTGATGTTGACAGTGAAGCTACAACGAGCGACTGTGTTGATTCTGTAATGACCGTATTGATTCGATTACGTTTGGCTATGGAGCGGCTTCAATGTCAGGGTCTGTTTCCGTATAACGCAGCGCCTCTTCTCGCGTTGCTCAAGCGAGTGGAAGAGTGTTACGAAAACGATACGGATACCACAGAGTTATGA